A stretch of DNA from Desulfosarcina ovata subsp. ovata:
GTGGATCAATTCCAATACTTCCCGTTTGATTCGATCGGTCATGGCCGCACGGGAGGTCCCGGCAGGTTTCATTCCCAGTTCTCCCATGATCAGGCGGTACAGTTCCAGGATGGAACCGGATGTGGCGGTAACATAGACGAGTTTGTACTCGGAAGGATGCAGACCGTTTACCAGATAACGGATGGCCGTGGATTTACCGGAGCCGATCTCACCGGTGATCAGATAAATCGCCCCTAAACCCAAACTGTAATCGAAACGGTTCTTCGCTGCCGCCAGTTGATCCGTTTCAAGAATATCCGTCACCGCGATATCCGCCGTGAAGGGCTCTTTCTCAAAACCGAAGAACGGCAGATACGGCGTATTCATTTCCATAGACCGCCTCCCTGATAATCCGTCTTGTGGGCCGGTTCGAGTTGGGTATTGATGTTCTTGTCCCGCTTTACCCGGCAGTTGACATGCAGATCCACGGGAACCAACAATCCGTGGGACTTCCGATTGAAAAACACCTCAGCCGTTTTCGGTTCGTTTTCATGGTACAAAATCAGCGCCCGTTTGCCGATCAGCGCCACCGGAGCTTCAAACAGGTTGCCGTTGAGTGTGACGGTTCGATCCTTTGCAACGGTTCGGTATACGGCGGTGCGGAAGTGGTCTTTCAGGTTCTTCGGTGCCGTTCGGATGCAGGCAAGGTTTTTGCTGAACCGGTCAAAGGGCGTCATGCCGGTGGCGCTGTGAATGCGTTGGTGATAGACTGTATCCAGCCAATGGCTAAACGACTGGTTCAGTCGTTCCAGGGAGGAAAGATCCGCGGCAGGCAAAAATCCACCGCGAACGGTTTTGAAAAATCTCTCAATTTTGCCCTTCCCTTGGGGCTTGTACGGCCTTGCATGAATGAGGGCGATGGCCAGTGATGCACAGGTAAATTCAAGTTTGCGGCTGCGATAGGCAGCGCCGTTGTCCACGTACAGTTTTCTCGGCAATCCTCGTTTGGAAAGTGCTTTTTCGAAAGCATCCATGAAACTGGCCAGATTCTCCGACAGGTAGAACCCGCCGTAAACGATCAATCGGGAATGATCGTCGATAAAAGCGATCAAATAGCTTTTTCGCATTTTCCGATCGACCACCACCTTGGGTCCGTGCATCACATCGCTTTGCCAGATGTCGTTGACCAACTCGGCTTCATACTTTCTTCGATCCTCCGGTTTGGGGGATTGATCCATCAACCCGT
This window harbors:
- a CDS encoding DDE-type integrase/transposase/recombinase, translating into MTQEKDETVAVFRFGVIHEFVGTTNLTRSEKRRLLREKCERKWVIPYSSRTRISENTIYRWIRRYQKSNGRIESLYPGKRGDQGKSRNLDEETVNIVLATRQSQMATPVPMLLESLKRQTIVPASFGLSTLYRLFHRHGLMDQSPKPEDRRKYEAELVNDIWQSDVMHGPKVVVDRKMRKSYLIAFIDDHSRLIVYGGFYLSENLASFMDAFEKALSKRGLPRKLYVDNGAAYRSRKLEFTCASLAIALIHARPYKPQGKGKIERFFKTVRGGFLPAADLSSLERLNQSFSHWLDTVYHQRIHSATGMTPFDRFSKNLACIRTAPKNLKDHFRTAVYRTVAKDRTVTLNGNLFEAPVALIGKRALILYHENEPKTAEVFFNRKSHGLLVPVDLHVNCRVKRDKNINTQLEPAHKTDYQGGGLWK